From the Cohaesibacter sp. ES.047 genome, the window CTGCAAAAAGGTGCCGGTGGGCACAACGACGTCATAGCCGGTGGAGCCGGCCAGCAGCTTGGTCTCAAGAACTTCGTTGGAATCGAAGACATCATAGACGACCTTGATGCCCGTTTCCTTTTCGAAATCGGAAATGATCTCCTCGTCGATATAATCCGACCAATTGTATACATGGAGTTCGCCGCCTGCGGCCATGGTCATACTCGTTGCAGCCAGTAACGATGCCATGGTGAGTGCGGTTTTGGAGTAAAGCTTGCGTGCTTTGCCTGCCATTGACTAGGTCCCCTTCACTCTATCGGGATATGTTGTGATTGCAGTGGGCTATTGTGGCCCGAATAAATTTTTGTTTATTATTGGAAAATTTGATCACAAAATTTTCCGAACCGCAAGCCTTTTCAATCAGAAACCTTTTGCTTGATCCTCTTGCACGGCTATAACGGGAACATGAGAAGAGTGGAATCAGACACGGACCAGAACACTGAAAATTTCCTTGTTACCGAGGCCGAGGTGGCATCCACTGCGCCGCAGACTGCGCATGAGAGGATCTATCAGTCGCTGCGCGAACGGCTCCTTTTCGGCGGTTTTCTTCCGGGCAAGGCGGTGACCTTGCGGGGTCTTGCGGAGGATCTTGACGTCAGCCCGATGCCCGTTCGCGAAGCCGTGCGTCGCCTGATCGCGGAAGGCGCGCTGGAAAGCCATGGCAATCGACGGGTGTCAATTCCCGCCATGACCGCCAAGCGCTATCAGGAAATCAATCTCACCCGCTCTCTTCTAGAGCCGGAACTGGCCGAAATGGCGCTTCCCCATATCGAAACCGCGCATATCGAGCAGCTCGTCGAGATTGATCTGGCCATTGATGTCTGTTTGGAAAATGGCGATATTGAAGGCTATATGCGCGGCAATCATGCTTTTCATTTTGCGCTCTATGATGCCGCCAGATCCAATGTCATCGCCCGGCTGGTCGAAAGCGTGTGGATGCAGTTTGGCCCCTTCATGCGCCTCATTTATGGCCGGCATGGCACCGCAAACCTCATTGATCAGCACAAACAAGCCATCGAGGCGCTGCGCCACCGCGATGCGGCTTCCTTGCGCATGGCAATCCACGAGGATATTCATCAAGGCATGCTCTTTATAGGTGATGATATCTGAGTTGCATGCTCATCAAAAACGCACGATCCGCCGGAGCCGTAGCCGATTGCCTGTCATTCTGCATGCAATCAAACCGCAGTCGACCACGGGCGTGCTTTCAATTTGTGATCACAAATTTTTCTTGCTTTGTGATCCCCTCCTGACTTAAGCTCAACGGCAGTTGCAGTTCCGCTTGCTGCTCCTCAATAGGTAATCAGATGCCAGATCCCAAAGACACAGACAGCCCCTTTTCCAATGTGACCCTGAAAGGGGGACGCGGACGCAGTTATCATGTGCCCCAGACCTCGGAAGACGTCCACGAATGGATGCGCCAGCGCGGTATCGACGAGGTTGAATGCGTGGTGCCCGACATCGTCGGTATTGCACGCGGCAAGGCCATGCCCGCCTCCAAATTCTCCGGCCTGTCTCCGACCTACCTGCCCTCCTCGATCTTTTTCCAGACCATCACCGGCAATTATATCGAGATGGAAGACCGGCAGGATTTCATGATGGAGCGGGACATTCAGCTCGTCCCCGACCTTTCCACCTTGCGCGCGGTCCCTTGGGCGAACGACCCGACGATGCAGGTCATCCACGATCTTTATGATCTGGATGGCAATCTGGTGGAGCTTGCCCCGCGCAACGTTTTGCGGCGGGTTATGGGCGGGTTCGAGACCATGGGCTGGAAGCCTGTTGTCGCACCTGAACTTGAATTCTATCTGACCAAGCGCAACACCGACCCGGACTATCCGCTGGAGCCGCCGGTTGGCCGCTCCGGGCGCCAGTCTGTCGGACGTCAGGCCTATTCCATCGCCGCCGTTGATGAATATGACCGCGTCATCGAGGACATTTATGATTTTGCCGACGCGCAGGGGCTGGAGATCGATACGGTCATTCAGGAAGGCGGTGCTGGGCAGCTTGAGATCAACCTCATTCATGGCGATCCGGTCGATCTTGCCGACCAGATCTTTGTCTTCAAGCGGTTGATCCGCGAGGCCGCGTTCCGGCACGACTGCTATGCAACCTTCATGGCCAAGCCGATGGATAACGAACCGGGCAGCGCGATGCATATTCACCAGAGCCTGGTGGATGCGAAAACCGGAAGGAATGTCTTTTCCAACGAAGATGGCACGGCAAGTGAGCTGTTTTATGAGTTCCTTGGCGGGCAGCAGAAATATCTGCCGGATGCCATGAGCATTTTCGCCCCTTATGTGAACAGCTACCGGCGTCTTCTGGCCGGGGATTCGGCTCCGATCAACCTTGAATGGTCAATCGACAACCGCTCGGTGGGGCTTCGCATTCCCAATTCAGGACCGGAGGCCCGCAGGATCGAGAACCGCCTTGTGGGGGCAGATACCAATCCCTATCTCGCGATTGCGGCCAGCCTTGCCTGTGGCCTGCTCGGTATCATGAACAAGGACAAGCCCAAGCCGCAATTGCAACACCATGCCCACCACATGCCCTTCAGCCTGCCGCGCTCGGTGCATCATTCGCTGGGGCGGCTTGAAAAGAACACGCAGCTGCACGATCTGCTTGGACCAGATTTCGTCAACGTCTATTCGAAGATCAAGCTCGATGAATCAGAGGAATTCAATCAGGTCATCAGTCCCTGGGAGCGCGAGCACCTGCTGCTGACCGTGTGATACACACCCATTCCGATTTCGGATTTCCGCCCGCCAATCCTTTCAGCCAAGCCCCTTAAAAGGGCCCTGTTCGCCGATCCTGCAAGGAAGCGGCGCATTCAACGGGAGACGACAATGACTTTCATGGCCAATCTGCCGCCGACCGCAGAGCTGCAGCAAAAGGATGCGGCCCATCACCTGCATCCCTTCACGGATACCGCCGAACTCAATGCCAAGGGTGCCCGCGTCATCACGCGGGCCGACGGGGTCTATCTGCATGATAGCGACGGCAAGAAGTATCTGGACGGCATGGCTGGCCTGTGGTGCGTCAATGTCGGCTATGGCCGCAACGAGATCATGGAAGCGGCAATGCGGCAAATGCAGCAGCTGCCCTACTACAACACCTTCTTCCAGACCACCCATCCGCCTGTCATCGCGCTGTCGGAAAAACTCACCTCGCTCGCCCCGCCGCATATCAATCATGTCTTCTTTGCCGGGTCCGGCTCTGAGGCCAATGACACCGTGTTTCGCATGGTGCGGCACTATTGGGCGACGCTCGGCAAACCGGAAAAGCAGGTCATCATCGGCCGCAAGAACGGCTATCACGGCTCGACCGTGGCTGCGACCTCTCTTGGCGGCATGACGGCAATGCACAAGCAGGGCGGTCTACCGATCCCCGGCGTCACCCATATCGACCAGCCCTACTGGTATGGCGAAGGAGGCGACATGGATCCGGACGAATTCGGCCTGATGCGCGCACGCCAGCTTGAGGCGGAGATCGACCGCATCGGCGAAGACAAGGTTGCCGCCTTCATTGCCGAGCCCATTCAGGGTGCAGGCGGTGTGGTGATCCCGCCCGAGAGCTACTGGCCGGAAATCCAGCGCATTTGCGACGAACGGGACATTCTGTTGGTGGCCGATGAGGTCATTTGCGGCTTTGGCCGAACGGGGAAATGGTTTGGCAGCGACACTTACGGGATCAAGCCTGATCTGATGACCATCGCCAAGGGGCTATCGTCCGGCTACCTGCCGATTGCCGGAGTTCTTGTCTCGGACCGGGTTGCCGAAGGGCTGGCCGAAGGCGGCGAGTTCTATCACGGCTATACCTATTCGGGCCATCCGGTGGCTTGCGCCGCAGCGCTGACCAATCTGGAAATCCTTGAGGGTGAGGGGATTGTTGAAGGTGTACACGACCGAGCTGCGCCCTATCTTGCGGAGAAATGGAGCCAGCTGGGGGATCATCCTCTGATCGGTGAGGCCCGCTCCAAGGGACTGGTGGCGGCTCTCGAACTGACACCGGACAAGGCGGCACGGGCCCCGTTCGCCGCCGCCAAGGGAACTGCCGGGCTGATCTGCCGCGAGCATTGTTTCAACAGCGGGCTGGTGATGCGCCACGTGGGCGACACCATGATCATCTCGCCGCCCCTCGTCATCAGCAACAGCGAGATCGACGAATTGGTGACCAAGGCTGAACAGGCGCTCGATCTTGCGCTAGCGGAGCTCAAGGCCCGCGATCTTTTAAAGTAGACCAATCAATTTGCAAGGGCGGTGCTGATGCCCGCCCTGCCAGCCATCCCAGATAGGTGGAACATGAGTCTGAGCAGTCCCAAGGGTGGATTTCTCCACAGCAACGACAAACAGGGCACCTACCCCGACAGCTATTATGCTGCCACGGCGACGCCGCACGCGGTCCTGCCGTCTCTTGAGGGCGACCAATCCTGCGACATCTGCATCGTGGGTGGCGGCTACGCGGGCCTGTCGTCGGCGCTTCATCTGGCGCAAAAGGGCTACAAAGTCATCGTGCTGGAGGCCCACCGGGTGGGCTGGGGGGCTTCTGGCCGCAATGGCGGGCAGGTTTGCACTGGCCAGCGCCTTGATCAGGATGCGCTGGAATCCATGGTCGGCAAAGATGAAGCCCGCGCCTTGTGGGACATCTCGGTCGATGGCATCCAGATGGTGCGCGATCTGATCGAGACGCATAATATCGACTGCGATTTCAAACCCGGCACCCTGCATGTGGACCACAAGCCCCATTATGCACAAGAATCCCGCGCCTATGTCGACAAGCTCCATGCTAAGTATGGCTATGATCGGATCCGCTACGTGGATCAGGCCGAAGCACGAGAGATGGTGGGGAGCAACGCCTATTACGGCGGCATGCTGGATGACCTGTCCGGCCATCTGCATCCGCTCAATTACGCCCTCGGCCTATCAACTGCGGCGCAAGAAGCCGGTGCGGTGATATATGAGAATAGCGAGGTCGCCTCGGTCAAACGCGGGGCCAAGGTCACGGTTCAGTGCGCCCGGGGCAGTGTCACTGCTGATCATCTCATCCTTGCCTGCAACGGCTACATCGAAAATCTGATGCCAAAGGTCGCCGCACGGGTGATGCCGATGAACAATTACATCATCGCGACCGAGCCTTTGAGCGAAGAGCTAGCGCGCGAATTGATCCGCGATGATGTGGGCGTTGCGGACAGCAAGTTCGTTGTCAATTATTACCGGCTGTCGCAGGACCGGCGGCTGCTGTTTGGCGGCGGCGAGACCTACAGCTTCAAATTCCCTCAGGATATCAAATCCTTCGTTCGCCAACCGATGCTCGATATTTATCCGCAACTGAGGGATGTCCGCATCGATTATGGCTGGGGCGGCACCTTGGGGATCACGGTCAACCGCATGCCGTATTTCTCGAAGATCAACAAGAATATCGTCAATGCCAGCGGCTTCTCCGGTCACGGGCTGGCGATTGCCACCATCGCAGGGCAGATATTGGCGGATCTGATCGACGGGCAGGCAAGCCGGTTTGACACGATGGAGCATGTCCCGACCTATCCCTTCCCCGGCGGACGACACATGCGCCACGCCCTGCTTGTTATGGCCATGCTCTACTACAAGATGCGCGACAGGATCGGCACGCCCGCAAGGCCATGATCAGAGAAACAAAAAGGGGCCGGAAGGCCCCTTTTCTTATGCTATAATTGGCTTTGTTACGGCCGCGTAACGGCTTTGATTTCAAGGAAATCCTCAAGGCCGAAGTGACCGCCTTCGCGGCCCAAGCCGCTCATCTTATAGCCGCCGAACGGGCTGCCCCAGTCAAGATCGGTGCCGTTGATGCGCACCATGCCAGCCTTCAAAGTCTTGGCCACGCGGGTGGCTCGGGTCTCGTCGCCGGTCTCGATATAGGCCGCTAGGCCATAGGGGGTATCGTTGGCGATGCGAATAGCCTCATCCTCACCTTCGAACGGGATCATGGTCAGGACGGGACCGAAGATCTCCTCGCGGGCGATGGTCATCTCGTTCGTCGCATTGCCAAAGATGGTCGGCTTGCAGAAATAACCCACATTGCGGCCTTCGGGCTTGCCAATGCCGCCTGCGAGCAGGGTTGCGCCCTCGTCGATGCCTTTCTGGATCAGCGCCTGCACCTTGTCATATTGCAACTGGCTGACCAATGGGCCGATGTGGCCACCTTCCTTGGATGGATCACCAACGGCAGTTTCCTCAGCGGTCTTGGCCGCGATCTGCATGGCGTCTTCATAGATGCTTTTTTCGACCAGCATGCGGGTGGGTGCATTGCAGGACTGGCCGGTGTTGTTGAAGCAGGACCGGGCCCCACGACTGACGGATTTCTGTACATCTTCGACATCGGCAAAGACGATGTTGGGGCTTTTACCGCCCAGCTCAAGCGCGACGCGCTTGACCGTATCCGCCGCATCCTTGGTCACAGCCACACCCCCGCGGGTGGAGCCGGTGAAAGACATCATCTGAATGTCGGGATGGCAGGACAGGGCCGAGCCGACAACCGGCCCTTCGCCGTTGACAAGGTTGAAGACACCGTCCGGCACACCGGCCTCAGACAGAATTTCGGCATAGAGCATGGCCGAGAGCGGGGTCAGCTCGGACGGCTTTAGCACCAAGGTGCAGCCGGTGGCCAGTGCTGGTGCGATCTTCAGCACCATCTGGTTCATCGGCCAGTTCCACGGCGTGATCAGGCCGCACACTCCGATGGGCTCGCGCAGGATCGTGTCACCGTTGGCGCTGATGCTTTCGAAATCAAAGCTCTTGAGCGCTTCAATGAAGCCTTCCAGATGCCCCAAGCCGACCTTGGCCTGCGCGTTTTGCGACAAGGTCATCGGCGCGCCCATCTCCGATGAAATGACCTCCGCCATCTCGTCATAGCGCGCCTTGTAGGCGGTCATGATGCTTTCGAGCAGCTCGATGCGCTCAGCCTTGGTGGTTTGCGAAAAGCTGGGGAAGGCAATATTGGCCGCCGCGACCGCAGCGTTCGCATCATCCTTGCTGCCCATGGATATGACCGCAATCACTTCCTCGGTTGCCGGGTTGATGACATCGAGGTCCGTGGCGGAAATCGGATCGACCCATTTGCCGCCAATGAAAAATTTGCGTTTGTCGAGCATTGTACTTCGATCCCCTGTTCGAGTGTTCACTGTCGCGTGTTCAGGCCTTAGCGGCCTTTTTTTGTTTCCAGTCTTCTTCGCGCGCCTTGAGAAAGGCGACGATTCCTTCGCCGATTGCGTCCTTGTCAATCTTGGTCTCAAGCGATGTCATGGCCAGATCCGCCACATCATCCCCCAGCACAGCGTCGCGGCGGCTCTCAATCAAGTCCGCGACAAATTCGGGACCAAATTCGGGATGGCCCTGAAAGGAAATGACCTGATCTCCATAAGCGAGGGCGGCGTATTCGCAGAATTCACTGCTGGCAATGACCTTTGCCTCTGGCGGTTGGGTGACCACCTGATCCTGATGGAAGGCGAGGATCGAAAAGTCATCCTTGTCCCCCAGATCAGTCGCCGCCATCCAGTCCGGGGCCTCACCTTGCCAGTGGTAGCCATGGCGACCAACGCCCCAGCCCTTGTCGGACTTGAGCACCTTCCCCCCAAGACTCTCGGCGAGGATCTGGTGGCCAAAGCAGATACCCACCATCGGCACGCCCGCCTGATAGGCCTTGGCAATGAAGTCCTTGAGCGCATGGATCCAGGGGTAATCCTCATAGGCGCCAAATTTGGAGCCCGTGATCAGCCATGCCTGACAGTCCGTCGGGCTTGCTGGCAACTCACCATCGAGCGGACAATAAGTTTGATAGTCCCAATGGTCCGGTGCCGTGGCCCCCACCATCCGGGCGAACATTTCGGCATAGGAAGGATAGCCATCTGCCAATTCTTCGGGTGGGCGTCCCGTTTCCAGGATGCCGAGCGTGAAAGTTTCAGTCATGTGTTTTTTGCCGGGTTGCGGAATGACATAAAGTTGGTTCTAAAATTGTGATCACAAATTACTAGGAGACGGCTCTAGCGTCAATCGCCAGATATAATAAGGGAATATACAGAAAGGGCAGATCGGCAAAAGCAATGCCGTCTGCCCTTAGTTTGCTAGCTGATCAATCCTGCAGTTTCATGGCGCGGGACATTTCGGAGTAGATCTCGCAGCCATCCCCTTTAAGGATGACAATTTCCTCAAGACGCACCCCGAAATGACCAGCCAGATAGATGCCCGGCTCGATGGAGAAGACGTTGCCCTCTTCCAGCACCCGGTCCGACGTCGCCGTGATATAGGGCGGCTCATGGATGTCGATGCCAAGACCATGGCCACAGCGATGAAGGAAATAGTCGCCATACCCCGCAGCGGCGATGGTGTTGCGGGCCGCAAGATCAACATCTTGCGCCTTGGCGCCAGCTTTGGCGGCGGCAAGAGCAGCCGTGACAGCGTCTTCCACCACACAGAAGACTTTGCAGAATTCCTCGTCAGGCGTGCCGAAGAAGTCCGTGCGGGTCATGTCGGAGGGGTAACCATCAAGGATGCAGCCTGTGTCGATCAGCACCGGCATATTGTCCTTAAGGGTCGTGTTGCCCGAATTGTGATGGGGATAGGCGGAATTCTCACCAAAGCAGATGGCACAAAAGGCCATTTCTGCGCCGTTTTTCTTGTAATGGGCGGCGATCAGATCCTCGACATCCTTTTCGCTCATGCCGACCTTGAGGCTGGCAAAGGCCGCGGCCACGGCTGCATCATTCAGCAGGTGTGCGGCCTTGATGCGGCGGGATTCATCTTCGTCCTTCAAGGTGCGCAACAGGCCGATGGTGTCCTCGGTAAACCGCCGCTTGGGGCTATCCAGAGCATCGAGCAAGAAGAGCGCGAAGTCGGCCCGCATGGTCTCGTCGAGCACGACCGAAAGGCCCGGCTTCTTTGCTCCTGCCTCCTCGAGCAAGGCCTCAAGGGCAGCTGCAGGGCCTTCATCGTCGCTCCAGGTGAAGAAGGGCAGATCGGTTGAGGCGCGCGCGGACTCCACATTGAGCGCCGGCATCAGGAAACCGCAGAAATCAGCGGTGACAATCAGAAGCACGGGACGTTCATCGCCATGGGGATTGACGCCTGACAACCACGCCATGTGGCTCGATGGACCAAGGGCAACCAGATTGGTTGCCGTCTGCTTCATGCGCGAGCGAAGAGAATCAAGGCGTTTTGCGGCAATGGCCGGGTCAAGTGGGGCGTGCGACATGGGGTCTTCCTTGAAAAATGTGGCAGGCTGCCCAGACGATTGGGGGGGACGGGCAGCCTGCCTGTTGGCTGGATATGACAGGAACAAAAACCAGATACGTCAGCTTTTCAAGTGGCCAATGCCTCTTTAGCACCTGAAATGTCCTTTTGATGCAAGATCCATATCCAGCCAAAGTGCCAGTCAGTGGTCAAGCACGAGATGATCTTCCCCCACGGGCACAAGCTTGCGCTCGGGCCGCACCCAGTCTGGCGCACGCACCGGGCTTTTCAGTTCGTCGGTGATGAGGCCGCTGCGCTCCTTGGCAAGCAGCGGATCGGGGATCGGCACCGCCTCGATGAGCTTCTTGGTGTAGGGATGCTGCGGATTGCGCAAGATTTCGTCACGCGGGCCGATCTCGACAATCTCACCAAGGAGCATCACCGCGATGCGATGGCTGATCCTTTCCACCACCGCAATGTCATGACTGATAAAGAGATAGCTGAGGCGGAATTTTTGTTGCAGCTCCAGCATCAGATTGACCACCTGCGCCTTGATCGAGGCATCGAGGGCGGAGACGGATTCGTCGGCCACGATGAGGCTTGGTTCCAGCGCGAGACTGCGCGCAATACAGATGCGCTGGCGCTGGCCACCCGAAAACTCATGGGGAAAGCGAAGCGCGTGTTCGGGCGCAAGGCCAACCAGTTCGAGCAGTTCGCCAACGCGGCGATTGGCCTCTGATGCGGTGCGGATGCCATGAACGCGCATGGGTTCGGCAATGGCCGAGCCAACGGTCTTTCTGGGGTTGAGGGAGCCGTAGGGGTCCTGAAAGATCATCTGCATGCGCTGGCGCACGCTGCGCAATTCTTCTTGCTTGGCGTGGGTGATGTTCTGGCCTTCGAAGATCACGTCTCCCTCGACCGGCTCCACCAAACGCAGCAGCGACCGACCGGTCGTGGATTTGCCGCAACCGGATTCGCCCACCAGCGCCAGCGTCTCGCCGCGGCGAATGGTGAAGGAGACATTCTCCACCGCATGGACATTGCCGACCAAACGATTGAACAGGCCGCCGTGAACCTTGAACTGGGTGGAGAGATTCTTCACCTCAAGGATCGGTCTGCCGCGTTTGTCTTCTTCGTTGTCCGGCTCGGGTCCAGCACCATTTTCATCCAGCACTGGAAACCGACGCGGCGTCTGGGACTCATTCAGACCGCCGAGGCGCGGCACGGCCCCCAACAGCATCTTGGTGTAATTGTGATGCGGGTTGGCAAAGAGCGGCGCGACTTCGGCTTCCTCGACCTTGTCGCCGCGCAACATCACCACGACGCGATCGGAAATTTCGGCCACCACACCCATGTCATGGGTGATGAACATCACCGCCATGCCGATGTCATCCTGCAGGGCCTTGATCAGTTCGAGGATCTGGGCCTGAATGGTCACATCGAGGGCGGTGGTGGGTTCGTCGGCAATCAGCAGCTTGGGCTGGCAGGCCAGCGCCATGGCGATCATCGCACGCTGACGCATCCCGCCAGAGAAGCTGTTGGGATATTCCTGCATGCGTTTCTTGGCATCCGGAATCCGCACCAGATCGAACAACCGCAAGGTTTCGGCCTCTGCCGCCGCGCGGTCCATGCCCCGATGGCGCATGAGCACTTCAGCGACCTGAAAGCCGGTGCGAATGACCGGATTGAGGCTGGTCATGGGCTCCTGAAAGATCATGCCGATATCACCGCCGCGCACATCGCGCATAGCCGGCTCGTCAAGGGTCAGAAGTTCCTTGCCGGAGAGACGCACAGATCCTTCGATACGGGACGTATTCTCCTGCAAAAGCCGCATGATCGACAGGGCGGTGACGGACTTGCCCGACCCGGATTCGCCAACGATGGAGACGGTCTCGCCCTTGTCGATGGTGAAGTCGAGATTGCGAACGACGGATTGCCATTTTCCATCGACGGAGAAGGAG encodes:
- a CDS encoding GntR family transcriptional regulator; this encodes MESDTDQNTENFLVTEAEVASTAPQTAHERIYQSLRERLLFGGFLPGKAVTLRGLAEDLDVSPMPVREAVRRLIAEGALESHGNRRVSIPAMTAKRYQEINLTRSLLEPELAEMALPHIETAHIEQLVEIDLAIDVCLENGDIEGYMRGNHAFHFALYDAARSNVIARLVESVWMQFGPFMRLIYGRHGTANLIDQHKQAIEALRHRDAASLRMAIHEDIHQGMLFIGDDI
- a CDS encoding glutamine synthetase family protein — protein: MPDPKDTDSPFSNVTLKGGRGRSYHVPQTSEDVHEWMRQRGIDEVECVVPDIVGIARGKAMPASKFSGLSPTYLPSSIFFQTITGNYIEMEDRQDFMMERDIQLVPDLSTLRAVPWANDPTMQVIHDLYDLDGNLVELAPRNVLRRVMGGFETMGWKPVVAPELEFYLTKRNTDPDYPLEPPVGRSGRQSVGRQAYSIAAVDEYDRVIEDIYDFADAQGLEIDTVIQEGGAGQLEINLIHGDPVDLADQIFVFKRLIREAAFRHDCYATFMAKPMDNEPGSAMHIHQSLVDAKTGRNVFSNEDGTASELFYEFLGGQQKYLPDAMSIFAPYVNSYRRLLAGDSAPINLEWSIDNRSVGLRIPNSGPEARRIENRLVGADTNPYLAIAASLACGLLGIMNKDKPKPQLQHHAHHMPFSLPRSVHHSLGRLEKNTQLHDLLGPDFVNVYSKIKLDESEEFNQVISPWEREHLLLTV
- a CDS encoding aspartate aminotransferase family protein, which codes for MTFMANLPPTAELQQKDAAHHLHPFTDTAELNAKGARVITRADGVYLHDSDGKKYLDGMAGLWCVNVGYGRNEIMEAAMRQMQQLPYYNTFFQTTHPPVIALSEKLTSLAPPHINHVFFAGSGSEANDTVFRMVRHYWATLGKPEKQVIIGRKNGYHGSTVAATSLGGMTAMHKQGGLPIPGVTHIDQPYWYGEGGDMDPDEFGLMRARQLEAEIDRIGEDKVAAFIAEPIQGAGGVVIPPESYWPEIQRICDERDILLVADEVICGFGRTGKWFGSDTYGIKPDLMTIAKGLSSGYLPIAGVLVSDRVAEGLAEGGEFYHGYTYSGHPVACAAALTNLEILEGEGIVEGVHDRAAPYLAEKWSQLGDHPLIGEARSKGLVAALELTPDKAARAPFAAAKGTAGLICREHCFNSGLVMRHVGDTMIISPPLVISNSEIDELVTKAEQALDLALAELKARDLLK
- a CDS encoding FAD-binding oxidoreductase, which codes for MSLSSPKGGFLHSNDKQGTYPDSYYAATATPHAVLPSLEGDQSCDICIVGGGYAGLSSALHLAQKGYKVIVLEAHRVGWGASGRNGGQVCTGQRLDQDALESMVGKDEARALWDISVDGIQMVRDLIETHNIDCDFKPGTLHVDHKPHYAQESRAYVDKLHAKYGYDRIRYVDQAEAREMVGSNAYYGGMLDDLSGHLHPLNYALGLSTAAQEAGAVIYENSEVASVKRGAKVTVQCARGSVTADHLILACNGYIENLMPKVAARVMPMNNYIIATEPLSEELARELIRDDVGVADSKFVVNYYRLSQDRRLLFGGGETYSFKFPQDIKSFVRQPMLDIYPQLRDVRIDYGWGGTLGITVNRMPYFSKINKNIVNASGFSGHGLAIATIAGQILADLIDGQASRFDTMEHVPTYPFPGGRHMRHALLVMAMLYYKMRDRIGTPARP
- a CDS encoding aldehyde dehydrogenase family protein, producing the protein MLDKRKFFIGGKWVDPISATDLDVINPATEEVIAVISMGSKDDANAAVAAANIAFPSFSQTTKAERIELLESIMTAYKARYDEMAEVISSEMGAPMTLSQNAQAKVGLGHLEGFIEALKSFDFESISANGDTILREPIGVCGLITPWNWPMNQMVLKIAPALATGCTLVLKPSELTPLSAMLYAEILSEAGVPDGVFNLVNGEGPVVGSALSCHPDIQMMSFTGSTRGGVAVTKDAADTVKRVALELGGKSPNIVFADVEDVQKSVSRGARSCFNNTGQSCNAPTRMLVEKSIYEDAMQIAAKTAEETAVGDPSKEGGHIGPLVSQLQYDKVQALIQKGIDEGATLLAGGIGKPEGRNVGYFCKPTIFGNATNEMTIAREEIFGPVLTMIPFEGEDEAIRIANDTPYGLAAYIETGDETRATRVAKTLKAGMVRINGTDLDWGSPFGGYKMSGLGREGGHFGLEDFLEIKAVTRP
- a CDS encoding gamma-glutamyl-gamma-aminobutyrate hydrolase family protein (Members of this family of hydrolases with an active site Cys residue belong to MEROPS family C26.), coding for MTETFTLGILETGRPPEELADGYPSYAEMFARMVGATAPDHWDYQTYCPLDGELPASPTDCQAWLITGSKFGAYEDYPWIHALKDFIAKAYQAGVPMVGICFGHQILAESLGGKVLKSDKGWGVGRHGYHWQGEAPDWMAATDLGDKDDFSILAFHQDQVVTQPPEAKVIASSEFCEYAALAYGDQVISFQGHPEFGPEFVADLIESRRDAVLGDDVADLAMTSLETKIDKDAIGEGIVAFLKAREEDWKQKKAAKA
- a CDS encoding Xaa-Pro peptidase family protein, translated to MSHAPLDPAIAAKRLDSLRSRMKQTATNLVALGPSSHMAWLSGVNPHGDERPVLLIVTADFCGFLMPALNVESARASTDLPFFTWSDDEGPAAALEALLEEAGAKKPGLSVVLDETMRADFALFLLDALDSPKRRFTEDTIGLLRTLKDEDESRRIKAAHLLNDAAVAAAFASLKVGMSEKDVEDLIAAHYKKNGAEMAFCAICFGENSAYPHHNSGNTTLKDNMPVLIDTGCILDGYPSDMTRTDFFGTPDEEFCKVFCVVEDAVTAALAAAKAGAKAQDVDLAARNTIAAAGYGDYFLHRCGHGLGIDIHEPPYITATSDRVLEEGNVFSIEPGIYLAGHFGVRLEEIVILKGDGCEIYSEMSRAMKLQD
- a CDS encoding ABC transporter ATP-binding protein, yielding MSETILEVENLTTSFSVDGKWQSVVRNLDFTIDKGETVSIVGESGSGKSVTALSIMRLLQENTSRIEGSVRLSGKELLTLDEPAMRDVRGGDIGMIFQEPMTSLNPVIRTGFQVAEVLMRHRGMDRAAAEAETLRLFDLVRIPDAKKRMQEYPNSFSGGMRQRAMIAMALACQPKLLIADEPTTALDVTIQAQILELIKALQDDIGMAVMFITHDMGVVAEISDRVVVMLRGDKVEEAEVAPLFANPHHNYTKMLLGAVPRLGGLNESQTPRRFPVLDENGAGPEPDNEEDKRGRPILEVKNLSTQFKVHGGLFNRLVGNVHAVENVSFTIRRGETLALVGESGCGKSTTGRSLLRLVEPVEGDVIFEGQNITHAKQEELRSVRQRMQMIFQDPYGSLNPRKTVGSAIAEPMRVHGIRTASEANRRVGELLELVGLAPEHALRFPHEFSGGQRQRICIARSLALEPSLIVADESVSALDASIKAQVVNLMLELQQKFRLSYLFISHDIAVVERISHRIAVMLLGEIVEIGPRDEILRNPQHPYTKKLIEAVPIPDPLLAKERSGLITDELKSPVRAPDWVRPERKLVPVGEDHLVLDH